The Gloeothece verrucosa PCC 7822 genomic interval TCCAAGGACGATTTTTATTGGTAATGGGGTCTAGGGGACGCTCATTTAAAATGGCAAGCTCATCTACAGCCGATTTTAAGACAGCGATCGCATCCCAAGGAAGTTTATATAGGCTTTCTACTAGCTGAAAATCGTATTCTTCGACGTAAATATTCAATTCAGAGCGGATTAGGCTTAAAACATCTGTTGCGTAGCCATCTTCTCCCAATACCTCAATTAAATCGCTAATCCAGGGGGCGGGTACGAACTTGCCGTCGATTTTACCTAAAGGACGACCCAATCCTTCTCCAAATTTATTAAACTGTTCTTGCTTGTGTGCGGCTAATCTCAACACTTTTGTCCGTAACTCTTCCTTTTGCCCATCATCAAGGTTCAAAATCTTCTGTACTTTATTCCACTGCTTAATATCATTGAGTCGAATGGGTAAATATTCCCCCTTTGGCTTGTCAGGGATGACTTTTAATAGGTGCGATTTCCATTTGATGAGTGTTAAAGCACCCAAATTATTGATAACAGGTTGTTTTTTAACCAAGTTTTCAAAGGGCTTCTTGAAGGTATTGATCAAAGATTTTGGCCAGTCAAACGGCGATCTCAGTTTAGTCTCCAATTCTTCGGTTGCTCCTCCTACCGAGGGAAGATTACAATTGGGCAGGGCAGCGTCAACAACTTTTTCGAGTTCAACCAACTTCTCAAGAGATAGGCTGTTTAATTCGATCAAATTCGATGTGAAATCTATGGAGAAATAAAAGGCGATTTCAGGTGAATACCAACCACTGACAACCTCCTCGAAATCGCTCAGGAGAACTTCAACACCACCGGTGTCAACAATTGGCCGTCCTCTAGATGCTGCCAGTTGTTGACATTCTAGTTGAAGTTCAAGCAAGTCGGGGGTTGCATCAATTATCCCTTTTTCTAACAGACTTTTAAATCGATGCTCGATTAGTCGCCAGTCTGTGTGAAATAGTGGCTTATCGGTCAACTCCAACGTCAAGATAAAAACATCATCTTTCTTGCCAGCACTAACCCGACGTTGGCCAACCCTATAATGCCCAAGTTGCTGCCCCACTTCCAATAACTCTAACTTAGCTTGCAGTGCAACGGCGGCAGCATAAGAGGACGAGGCTTGCCACCATGCTAGTACAACGAATCCGATATTGAGTAACTCTTCTACGTTTGAGCCAGGGAATTGGGATTGGAGCAGAGCTTTATATAGAGCGTTGGAGAATTCCTCCAACTTCATTCCTTCTTTATATTCGTCTTTAAAATTATTAGCGGCTATCTCGTCACATTTCTGCAATAATTCGGCTTTAGCTTGACCTAATTCGGCAAAATTCGGCAATATTTTGGCTAAATATTGAGTTGATTCGGTAATTAGTTTAAAGATTTTTTGGCTCTCTCGGTTAAAAATGAGTTCTTCTACTATTGCTCTTACGGTTTGTTGGGAAAATTCATCTCTAGAGGTCGCTTTACAATCGGAAACGTGGGTTGAGTCTTGTTGGTATTGTGCTATCATAATAAATATTATCAAGTGTTATTTGAGGTATATTATACCTCAATCTCTAAAAAAATTGCGATAGAAAAAAATATATCTCATTCTCCTTGCCAGTGAAAAGAAACAATTAAGGGGAACGAAATTCGGGAGGAAGAGTATCAGCAATACTTCGTGGAATATATTTACTCTGATCTTTTTTAGTATTTTTATCAAACCATTTGAGATAATAATACTTTCCTTTTTCAGTAGAACGTCGAATACTTTCTTCAATCCGATAAATCACCAACTCATCAGTGGGAATTTCTGAAGGCAGAAGTTTTTCTTCAAGTTTTTCAAGTACCCATTTTCGTAAAATTTTTTGACGTTGTTGTTGTACAGAATCGATTAAAGCTTTAGCCCTAGAGGGAACTTCTCGATAAAACTCCTTCATATAAGGATAACTCAAGTCGGCCACTAATTCTTTAATTAATTTTAATTTTTTGCGCTCAGAAAAACGCTTAATGGCTTCTCTTACTTGAGGGTAATCTAGTAACTCTTTATCTGCCTCAGTGATAGCTGATTGGGAAACCGTTTCAGAAAGTAAAAAGACCATTAAATCTCTTAACACTTTAAACTGATATTGATTCTGACCTTTCGGTAACACACAAACAACTCGATTTAAATTTTGTGAACTAAGATTCACTATTTTTTCCGGATAGGCCGTGTAGCAGATAATGGGGCAATTGATGTTGTGGTTGGAAACCTCAGTTAAAAATTGTAGCCCATTAATTTGAGCCGGCTCCATTTTTAAATCAAGAAGAATTAATACTATTTCTTTTTCTGTATCGTTTTTAATGGCTTCAAGACCTTGTTCAGTCGATGGTGTAAACTCGAAAGAGAATAATCCTTGTTCCAGTTCAAGATGGCATCCACGTCGGCAAATTCGTTGGAATCGTAAGTCATCTTCTATCACTAAAATTTTTCTCATGATTTTCTCCTTTGCTATTTTCTATATTAAGTGTAAAATAGCCCCCCAAAAGAGGCAACAGAAGAAGAGGGCAACAGATAAGAGTTTAAAGGATTTTTAAGAGTTAATGTATTGGCGGGAATCTCTGATAGATTTTTGATTCCACCATCTCTAGGGTAATGGTAATTTCTTGTAAAATGATTTCAAAATTATTTAAAATTTCATGGCTCATAGCCGGACTTAATTTTCCTAAAAAAGCTAATCGTT includes:
- a CDS encoding OmpH family outer membrane protein is translated as MIAQYQQDSTHVSDCKATSRDEFSQQTVRAIVEELIFNRESQKIFKLITESTQYLAKILPNFAELGQAKAELLQKCDEIAANNFKDEYKEGMKLEEFSNALYKALLQSQFPGSNVEELLNIGFVVLAWWQASSSYAAAVALQAKLELLEVGQQLGHYRVGQRRVSAGKKDDVFILTLELTDKPLFHTDWRLIEHRFKSLLEKGIIDATPDLLELQLECQQLAASRGRPIVDTGGVEVLLSDFEEVVSGWYSPEIAFYFSIDFTSNLIELNSLSLEKLVELEKVVDAALPNCNLPSVGGATEELETKLRSPFDWPKSLINTFKKPFENLVKKQPVINNLGALTLIKWKSHLLKVIPDKPKGEYLPIRLNDIKQWNKVQKILNLDDGQKEELRTKVLRLAAHKQEQFNKFGEGLGRPLGKIDGKFVPAPWISDLIEVLGEDGYATDVLSLIRSELNIYVEEYDFQLVESLYKLPWDAIAVLKSAVDELAILNERPLDPITNKNRPWKDDLYQAITDFGKDPTKLLKKEVMKYSAFEVENLVRDKTAPIQEKLMETQQRLDEEIQYKGTLQDRVSSLEEQLTVERQSRQADLQTMRQEFETQIAHLMQQFLMQPPINTNSLIKK
- a CDS encoding response regulator, whose protein sequence is MRKILVIEDDLRFQRICRRGCHLELEQGLFSFEFTPSTEQGLEAIKNDTEKEIVLILLDLKMEPAQINGLQFLTEVSNHNINCPIICYTAYPEKIVNLSSQNLNRVVCVLPKGQNQYQFKVLRDLMVFLLSETVSQSAITEADKELLDYPQVREAIKRFSERKKLKLIKELVADLSYPYMKEFYREVPSRAKALIDSVQQQRQKILRKWVLEKLEEKLLPSEIPTDELVIYRIEESIRRSTEKGKYYYLKWFDKNTKKDQSKYIPRSIADTLPPEFRSP